A window of the Nitrospirota bacterium genome harbors these coding sequences:
- the infC gene encoding translation initiation factor IF-3, translating to MSQEAKVNKSISAKEVRVVAPDGKQLGIMSSKEALKKAEEFGLDLVEVAPMANPPVCRIMNYGKYKYEQSKKTHALRQHQRMMQVKEIKVRPHIDKHDLEHKIRRIREFLTDKYKVKVTVMFRGREITHMDYGRSMLEKISNEVASVCNLESSYKLEGNNMILFLTPK from the coding sequence ATAAGTCAGGAAGCAAAAGTCAATAAATCTATCTCTGCAAAAGAGGTAAGGGTCGTAGCTCCAGATGGAAAACAGCTTGGGATAATGTCTTCAAAAGAGGCATTGAAAAAGGCTGAAGAGTTTGGACTCGATCTGGTTGAAGTAGCACCGATGGCAAATCCGCCTGTGTGTCGTATAATGAATTATGGGAAATACAAATATGAGCAGAGCAAAAAAACGCATGCCTTAAGACAGCATCAGAGAATGATGCAGGTAAAAGAAATAAAAGTAAGACCTCACATTGATAAACATGACCTTGAACATAAGATACGCCGTATAAGGGAGTTTCTAACCGATAAATATAAAGTAAAGGTTACCGTGATGTTTAGAGGAAGAGAGATTACACATATGGATTATGGCAGATCTATGCTTGAGAAGATCTCTAATGAGGTTGCGTCTGTATGTAATTTAGAATCCTCATATAAGTTAGAAGGGAATAACATGATTTTATTTCTAACACCAAAATGA
- a CDS encoding cyclic nucleotide-binding domain-containing protein, with the protein MIWGKKESRETIHETFLNNMRKGKWKNAIDEMKKLIAMESENAMFHLRLGDIYSRINELTNAVKSYFTAGELFEKKGFAIKAITTYKMILKLDPASGDATRKLSILCGQPELAAMVATPKAGEELVTKLSLFTDFSEDDITSLYKTMIQRKVTAGTPIIREGEYGDSIYIIKQGKVSVTTSFDDKEIQLAILIENDFFGEGSVLTGKPRIATVTAETECEIFELKKEVLEGLIKKYPRMWEILYGVFETRMQDTASKITQI; encoded by the coding sequence ATGATCTGGGGAAAGAAGGAAAGTAGAGAGACGATACACGAAACCTTTCTCAATAATATGAGAAAAGGGAAATGGAAGAATGCCATTGATGAGATGAAGAAACTTATAGCCATGGAGTCAGAGAACGCCATGTTCCATCTGAGGCTCGGTGACATATATTCGAGGATAAATGAGTTAACAAATGCTGTTAAATCATACTTTACTGCTGGTGAACTTTTTGAGAAGAAGGGTTTTGCCATCAAGGCAATCACGACATATAAGATGATTTTGAAGCTTGATCCTGCCTCTGGGGATGCCACAAGAAAACTTTCTATTCTGTGTGGACAACCTGAACTTGCTGCAATGGTAGCTACACCGAAGGCAGGAGAAGAACTTGTCACCAAGCTATCTCTGTTTACAGACTTCAGTGAAGACGATATTACCTCCCTTTACAAGACGATGATACAACGGAAAGTTACTGCAGGTACGCCTATTATCAGAGAAGGCGAGTATGGAGATTCCATATATATAATAAAACAGGGAAAAGTGAGTGTTACTACAAGTTTTGATGATAAGGAGATACAATTAGCCATATTGATAGAAAACGATTTCTTCGGTGAAGGCAGTGTGCTTACAGGAAAACCGAGGATTGCTACAGTTACTGCCGAAACAGAGTGTGAGATCTTTGAGCTCAAAAAAGAAGTTCTTGAAGGACTTATAAAAAAATATCCGAGGATGTGGGAGATACTTTATGGTGTATTTGAAACACGGATGCAGGATACCGCATCGAAAATCACACAGATATGA
- the rplT gene encoding 50S ribosomal protein L20, translating to MPRVKGGFKTRRRRKAILKLARGYYGGRSRLFRTATEAVDKAASYAYRDRRARKRDFRGLWIARINAAARLNDISYSRFISGLRRANILLNRKVLSDIAVNNPSEFSRLASIAKGQ from the coding sequence ATGCCGAGGGTAAAAGGTGGATTCAAGACAAGGAGAAGAAGAAAGGCTATACTCAAGCTCGCAAGAGGATACTATGGCGGCAGGAGCAGATTGTTCAGAACCGCTACAGAAGCCGTTGACAAAGCAGCGAGCTACGCCTACAGAGATAGAAGGGCAAGAAAAAGGGATTTCAGGGGGCTCTGGATTGCACGGATTAACGCAGCAGCCCGTCTGAATGATATAAGTTACAGCAGGTTTATCTCAGGTCTCAGAAGGGCTAATATCCTGCTTAATAGAAAGGTACTATCCGATATAGCTGTTAATAATCCTTCAGAATTCAGCCGTCTTGCATCCATAGCAAAAGGACAATAA
- the pheT gene encoding phenylalanine--tRNA ligase subunit beta, which translates to MLVSFNWLKEFTKINFSPEELALRLTMTGLEVEGIHQREDDTILDINVTPNRADCLSIVGIAREISVITGAELRLPEIIVPEDTVPVSRLASVEIYEPDLCQRYASRIIMDVRITESPEWIKKRLESSGLRPINNVVDITNYVLLEMGHPLHAFDYDCLEGRRIVVRRADEGERFLTLDGIERILDGSMLTIRDMKKAVAIAGVMGGLESEVRLTTKNVLLESAYFNPASVRRTSRRLGLKTESSYRFERGTDIEGVIEALERASELIQKITGGKVAAGRIDNYPKVIQCKKVRLRINRINKILGTTLSETETKKILKSISTAITDDTDGTLNVTPPSFRGDLNREIDLIEEIARIFGYENIPTTIPQSKIIPARDNNLRRAMRTVRMLLKGDGFTEVINYSFIGKVELERLYHSSEEHPKKSKDFLGTQRYISLRNPLSEEQAIMRTTLIPGLLKNAVWNINREAVNLRIFEIGKVFHPINKDSLPYEPVYLSGLLVGQRSITHWSEKTQKVDFFDMKGTVEMLMQGLRIKNHRFIPSEGHDLHLLHPGRLARVWIKDSEIGYLGEVHPDVAESYGINENVYIFEIDFSRLVEYSEKKITFKQIPRFPSVKRDMAIFIPIDLPADKIIELIMKDGAELIEEVHIFDLYTGSPVPEGKKSLAFSIRYRSKDRSLTDEEVNALHQQVSERLKNEFGAEMRG; encoded by the coding sequence ATGTTAGTAAGTTTTAACTGGCTTAAGGAGTTTACCAAAATCAATTTTTCCCCTGAGGAACTTGCATTACGACTTACAATGACCGGACTTGAGGTCGAAGGAATCCATCAAAGAGAAGATGATACAATCTTAGATATTAATGTTACACCGAACAGAGCAGACTGTCTCAGCATCGTCGGTATTGCGAGAGAAATCTCTGTAATTACAGGTGCCGAATTGCGGCTACCTGAGATAATAGTCCCTGAAGATACCGTTCCTGTTAGTAGATTAGCCTCCGTAGAGATCTATGAACCTGACCTCTGTCAGAGATATGCATCAAGGATTATAATGGATGTCAGGATAACAGAGTCACCAGAATGGATCAAAAAGAGACTCGAATCGTCAGGCCTCAGACCAATAAACAATGTTGTAGATATCACAAATTATGTTTTATTAGAGATGGGGCATCCCCTTCATGCATTTGACTACGATTGTCTCGAAGGTAGGAGAATAGTAGTTAGGAGGGCAGATGAAGGAGAACGGTTCCTAACCCTCGATGGGATTGAAAGGATACTTGACGGCTCAATGTTGACTATCCGTGATATGAAAAAAGCAGTCGCAATTGCCGGTGTAATGGGTGGACTTGAATCTGAGGTCAGACTTACCACAAAAAATGTGCTTCTCGAGAGTGCATACTTTAATCCTGCATCGGTGAGAAGAACATCAAGGAGACTCGGTCTGAAAACAGAATCATCTTACAGGTTTGAGCGTGGAACAGACATAGAGGGGGTCATCGAGGCACTTGAGAGGGCATCTGAGTTGATTCAGAAGATTACGGGAGGTAAGGTTGCTGCAGGAAGGATAGATAATTATCCGAAGGTTATCCAGTGTAAGAAGGTAAGGCTGAGGATCAATCGCATTAATAAAATACTCGGCACAACCCTATCAGAGACAGAGACAAAAAAGATACTTAAAAGTATCAGCACTGCCATCACAGATGATACCGATGGCACATTGAATGTAACACCACCTTCTTTCAGGGGTGATCTAAACAGAGAGATTGACCTGATAGAGGAGATTGCCCGTATCTTTGGGTATGAAAATATACCTACTACTATTCCTCAGAGTAAAATTATACCTGCTAGAGATAATAACCTCAGGAGAGCCATGAGGACTGTCAGAATGTTGCTAAAAGGAGATGGTTTCACAGAGGTAATCAATTATAGCTTTATAGGTAAGGTGGAACTTGAGAGATTATATCATTCATCTGAGGAGCACCCCAAGAAGTCGAAAGACTTTTTGGGGACTCAAAGGTATATAAGCCTCAGAAACCCATTGAGTGAGGAACAGGCAATAATGAGAACAACCCTCATCCCTGGACTCCTTAAAAACGCTGTCTGGAACATAAACAGGGAAGCCGTCAACCTCAGGATATTTGAGATTGGTAAGGTATTTCATCCCATAAATAAAGATTCACTTCCCTACGAGCCTGTTTATCTATCAGGACTTCTGGTAGGACAGAGGAGTATCACACACTGGAGCGAGAAAACACAAAAGGTTGATTTTTTCGACATGAAGGGTACTGTGGAAATGTTGATGCAAGGGCTCAGAATTAAGAACCACCGATTTATCCCATCTGAGGGGCACGATTTACATCTTCTGCATCCAGGGAGGTTGGCAAGGGTATGGATAAAAGATAGTGAGATTGGTTACCTGGGTGAAGTACATCCTGATGTTGCTGAGTCATACGGAATAAATGAAAATGTATATATCTTTGAGATAGATTTTAGTAGGCTTGTTGAATACTCTGAGAAAAAGATAACCTTCAAGCAGATTCCACGATTTCCATCAGTCAAACGAGACATGGCTATTTTTATACCCATTGATCTTCCTGCTGATAAGATCATAGAGCTGATAATGAAAGATGGGGCTGAACTGATAGAGGAGGTTCATATATTCGACCTTTATACTGGCAGTCCTGTGCCCGAGGGAAAGAAGAGTCTTGCGTTCTCTATAAGATACCGTTCTAAGGACAGGAGCCTTACAGACGAAGAGGTAAACGCCTTACATCAACAGGTCTCTGAAAGACTGAAGAATGAGTTCGGGGCAGAGATGAGGGGATAA
- a CDS encoding metal-dependent transcriptional regulator gives MNQQSLDEILELIWILREEGISGVKELIKRVEEDDIEKLLEHLVEEGFIEISGDTVRFKKEGEKRASDIIRRHRLAERLFADVFELDIDESTACQFEHILDSRVADSICTLLGHPPVCPHGRPIPRNECCNKFSIEVKSLILRLSDLDIGESGKIVFMVPSDHNRLDRLGALGVIPGTIVKLHQKNPTFVIQIDETTIALDSEIAREIYVKKV, from the coding sequence ATGAATCAGCAGAGCCTTGATGAGATACTTGAGCTTATATGGATATTAAGGGAAGAAGGGATATCAGGCGTTAAAGAGTTGATTAAAAGAGTAGAGGAAGATGATATAGAAAAATTGCTCGAACATCTTGTTGAAGAAGGTTTTATTGAGATATCGGGGGACACTGTCAGGTTTAAAAAAGAAGGAGAAAAGCGGGCAAGTGATATAATAAGGCGCCATCGTCTTGCAGAAAGGCTTTTTGCCGATGTCTTTGAACTCGATATAGATGAGTCTACAGCCTGCCAGTTTGAACATATTCTCGACTCAAGGGTAGCAGATAGTATATGCACCTTACTCGGACACCCGCCAGTGTGTCCTCATGGACGTCCTATCCCGAGAAACGAATGTTGTAATAAATTCAGTATTGAGGTAAAATCTCTGATCCTGAGACTCAGCGACCTCGATATCGGAGAAAGTGGTAAGATCGTCTTTATGGTTCCTTCAGACCATAATCGTCTTGATCGTCTCGGTGCACTTGGCGTAATACCTGGGACAATAGTAAAACTTCACCAGAAAAACCCAACATTTGTCATACAGATAGACGAAACAACAATTGCCCTCGATTCAGAGATAGCACGAGAAATCTATGTAAAAAAAGTGTAA
- the thrS gene encoding threonine--tRNA ligase, translating into MAKRRQSRRFFGDGSIPRFLGGSMVVAARLNGRLVDLTTEINKDAEIELITIDSQEGRDIYRHSTSHVMAHAVKELYPDAKLAIGPAIPDGFYYDFDYDRSFTPEDIEKIEKKMDEIIRADRPFKRKILSKEEALRLFAELGEPYKLELINELGDSDDISAYEEGDFTDLCAGPHLPSAGMIKAFKLLGVAGAYWKGDEKNKMLQRIYGTSFETAEGLDKYLKRLEEIKLRDHRRLGRELDLFSINEDVGAGLVLWHPRGAIIRRIIEDFWVEGHSRAGYEIVYTPHIARLELWKESGHWEFYRDNMYSPIDVDGIYYETKPMNCPFHIMIYKSTLRSYRDLPVKYAELGTVYRYERSGVLHGLLRVRGFTQDDAHIFCRPDQLRGEILDILDLTLYLLRTFGFKEYDIYLSTMPEKFVGSPENWEKATEALRTALETKGLAYQTDPGEGVFYGPKIDIKVKDVIGRAWQCSTIQVDFNLPERFSITYRGDDGLGHQPIMIHRALMGSLERFLGILIEHYKGAFPLWLSPVQVKVLTVTDRSTAYATQIAERLKEEGVRTEVDSRNEKVGFKIREASLQKVPYMFIIGDHEVETETVSVRVRGRIDLGIMTLSEIKERIKQEITEKRHE; encoded by the coding sequence ATGGCTAAAAGAAGGCAAAGTCGTAGATTTTTTGGGGATGGTAGTATCCCAAGATTTTTGGGTGGCTCCATGGTTGTAGCCGCAAGGTTAAATGGCAGGCTTGTGGATCTAACAACCGAGATAAATAAAGATGCGGAGATCGAACTTATTACCATCGACTCTCAAGAAGGCAGGGATATCTACCGTCACAGCACATCCCATGTAATGGCACATGCTGTTAAGGAATTGTATCCAGATGCCAAATTAGCAATTGGTCCTGCCATCCCAGATGGCTTTTACTATGATTTTGATTACGATAGGTCATTCACCCCTGAGGACATTGAGAAGATAGAGAAAAAAATGGATGAAATCATAAGGGCAGATAGACCTTTCAAGAGAAAGATACTTTCAAAGGAAGAGGCATTAAGGCTCTTTGCAGAACTCGGAGAACCATATAAGTTGGAGCTGATAAATGAGCTCGGTGATAGCGATGATATCTCGGCATATGAAGAGGGTGATTTTACTGATCTCTGTGCCGGTCCTCATCTTCCATCTGCAGGAATGATAAAGGCATTTAAGCTCCTCGGTGTGGCTGGGGCTTACTGGAAAGGCGATGAGAAGAACAAGATGCTTCAGCGGATATACGGAACATCTTTTGAAACTGCTGAAGGACTGGATAAGTATCTTAAGAGACTCGAAGAAATAAAACTTAGAGACCACCGAAGACTCGGCAGAGAACTCGACCTCTTCAGTATAAATGAAGATGTGGGGGCAGGACTTGTTCTGTGGCATCCGAGGGGAGCTATTATAAGGCGTATTATCGAAGACTTCTGGGTAGAAGGGCACAGCAGAGCAGGCTATGAGATTGTCTACACCCCACATATAGCAAGACTTGAGCTCTGGAAGGAAAGTGGTCACTGGGAATTCTACAGAGATAACATGTATTCTCCTATAGATGTGGACGGAATATATTATGAGACAAAACCAATGAACTGTCCTTTTCACATCATGATATATAAATCTACACTCAGAAGTTACAGGGATCTTCCCGTAAAATATGCTGAACTTGGCACAGTATATCGTTATGAGCGCTCAGGTGTCCTCCACGGATTGCTCAGGGTAAGAGGATTTACGCAGGATGATGCTCATATCTTTTGCCGTCCTGATCAGCTCAGAGGCGAAATACTCGATATACTTGATCTTACACTTTACCTGTTGAGAACATTTGGATTTAAAGAATATGACATTTATCTTTCTACGATGCCAGAAAAATTTGTAGGAAGCCCTGAGAACTGGGAAAAGGCAACAGAGGCGCTGAGAACCGCGCTTGAAACTAAAGGGCTTGCTTATCAGACTGACCCTGGAGAAGGTGTATTCTACGGACCAAAGATTGATATAAAGGTAAAGGATGTCATTGGAAGGGCATGGCAGTGCAGCACAATACAGGTGGATTTTAATCTTCCAGAGAGGTTTTCTATCACATACAGAGGAGATGATGGATTAGGACACCAGCCAATTATGATTCACAGGGCATTGATGGGCTCTTTAGAGAGGTTTTTAGGTATCCTTATAGAACATTATAAAGGTGCATTTCCGTTATGGCTCTCTCCTGTTCAGGTAAAGGTTCTTACGGTGACAGATAGATCTACTGCCTATGCAACGCAGATTGCAGAAAGATTAAAGGAAGAAGGCGTAAGGACTGAGGTGGATAGCCGCAATGAAAAAGTAGGCTTCAAAATTAGAGAGGCGTCTCTTCAAAAGGTTCCGTATATGTTTATCATCGGAGACCACGAAGTGGAGACGGAAACTGTATCGGTGAGAGTAAGGGGTAGGATAGACCTCGGTATTATGACATTGTCTGAAATCAAGGAGAGGATTAAACAGGAAATTACAGAAAAAAGGCACGAGTAA
- a CDS encoding twin-arginine translocase TatA/TatE family subunit translates to MGLLELLLIILIIMVLLRPKKIPEIGTGFGRLVSYLKKGIGRKKDDLGKEGK, encoded by the coding sequence ATGGGGCTGTTAGAATTATTATTGATTATATTGATAATTATGGTATTACTCCGTCCAAAGAAAATCCCTGAGATTGGAACGGGTTTTGGGAGGTTGGTTTCATACCTAAAAAAAGGAATTGGCAGGAAAAAAGATGATCTGGGGAAAGAAGGAAAGTAG
- the pheS gene encoding phenylalanine--tRNA ligase subunit alpha, with product MRSDAESAISGTDDIEEVNHLRVFYLGRKGRLTQIIKDLGKLPSDERPAVGKIANEVKLYIESLLQDKIILIKTRQKAESIKQERLDITLPGRIRKRGILHPITRVLEEIIEIFLSLGFTVEEGPEVELDYYNFEALNIPIDHPARDMQDTFYITDDILLRTHTSPVQIRTMEKQIPPLKIVAPGKVYRCDADISHTPMFHQVEGFMVDEEVSFGDLKGILEAFAHMMFGKEAGIRFRPSFFPFTEPSAEVDIRCLLCNGTGCRVCKMTGWIEILGAGMIDPNVFKMVNYDAERYTGFAFGMGVERIAMLKFGIDDIRLFFENDMRFLEQF from the coding sequence ATAAGGTCAGATGCAGAATCAGCCATATCCGGCACAGATGATATAGAAGAAGTAAACCACCTGCGGGTATTTTATCTCGGTAGAAAAGGCAGGCTTACACAAATCATCAAAGATCTGGGAAAGTTACCATCCGACGAAAGACCTGCAGTCGGAAAGATAGCTAATGAGGTCAAGTTATACATCGAGAGCCTCCTGCAGGATAAAATTATTCTTATAAAAACGAGACAAAAGGCTGAATCTATCAAGCAGGAGCGTCTTGATATAACGCTTCCGGGCAGAATAAGAAAAAGGGGTATTCTACATCCGATAACACGAGTTCTTGAAGAGATTATAGAGATATTTCTATCCCTTGGATTTACTGTGGAAGAGGGTCCTGAGGTTGAACTTGATTATTACAATTTTGAGGCATTAAATATCCCGATAGATCATCCTGCAAGGGATATGCAGGATACCTTTTATATAACAGATGATATACTCCTTAGAACTCATACCTCCCCTGTACAGATAAGGACGATGGAAAAACAGATTCCTCCATTGAAGATCGTAGCCCCTGGCAAGGTATATCGTTGTGATGCTGATATATCCCACACCCCTATGTTTCATCAGGTCGAGGGATTTATGGTAGATGAAGAGGTGAGTTTTGGAGACCTTAAGGGAATTCTTGAAGCATTTGCACACATGATGTTTGGAAAAGAGGCTGGTATCCGTTTCAGGCCGAGTTTCTTCCCATTTACAGAACCGAGTGCAGAGGTCGATATCAGGTGCTTATTATGTAACGGAACTGGATGCCGTGTATGTAAAATGACAGGATGGATTGAGATACTCGGTGCTGGCATGATTGACCCCAATGTATTCAAGATGGTTAATTATGACGCTGAAAGATATACAGGTTTTGCCTTCGGTATGGGCGTGGAACGGATTGCTATGCTTAAGTTTGGCATTGATGATATAAGACTTTTTTTTGAAAATGATATGAGATTTCTGGAACAGTTTTAA
- the rpmI gene encoding 50S ribosomal protein L35, producing the protein MKLKSHRGAAKRFKFTAKSKVKRSRAYASHLLTGKSSKRARRLRVSTLVSKAEETSIKRLLPYG; encoded by the coding sequence GTGAAACTCAAGTCCCACAGGGGTGCTGCCAAAAGGTTTAAGTTCACAGCAAAAAGCAAGGTAAAAAGATCGAGGGCTTATGCAAGCCATCTGCTTACAGGTAAATCATCAAAAAGGGCACGAAGGCTGAGGGTATCAACTCTCGTTTCAAAGGCAGAGGAGACTTCGATAAAACGCCTTCTGCCGTATGGTTAG